One Octopus sinensis linkage group LG11, ASM634580v1, whole genome shotgun sequence genomic window carries:
- the LOC115217127 gene encoding probable methylmalonate-semialdehyde dehydrogenase [acylating], mitochondrial has translation MFNSLNMASLLRLTLRHRGSFLGSVSQFHTQTCRYAAPTTKMFIDGEFVESKTNKWIDLHNPATNEVITRVPQSTQEEMNAAVESCKKAFSSWRNSTILTRQQCMFNLQQLIKDNMGKLAQNITEEQGKTLVDAEGDVLRGLQVVETCCSLSATCLGETLTGIAKDMDTMTIREPLGVCAGITPFNFPAMIPLWMFPIALTCGNTMLLKPSERDPGACMILMELAKQAGFPDGVVNVIHGQHDSVNFICDHPDIRAISFVGSDQAGNYIYDRGTKNGKRVQSNMGAKNHGVIMPDANKEMTLNQLVGAAFGAAGQRCMALTTAVFVGESKEWISELVEKAKKLKVNAGHEPGADLGPLISPESKNRVCDLIESGAKEGADVLLDGRNITVPGYEKGNFVGPSVIHNVTPDMKCYKEEIFGPVLCSLSVDTLDEAIEFINNNPYGNGTAIFTTNGATARKYVNEIDVGQVGVNVPIPVPLPMFSFTGSRGSFKGDTHFYGRQGMQFYTQVKTITQMWREDDATGGKATVAMPVMR, from the exons GGGTCTTTCTTGGGATCAGTGTCTCAGTTCCATACCCAAACATGTCGCTATGCAGCT CCAACCACAAAAATGTTCATTGATGGAGAATTTGTGGAGTCcaagacaaacaaatggattgacTTGCATAATCCT GCCACAAATGAAGTCATTACACGGGTGCCACAATCTACCCAGGAAGAGATGAATGCAGCTGTAGAGTCCTGCAAAAAGGCCTTCAGTTCATGGCGCAACAGTACCATCCTGACTAGACAGCAGTGCATGTTCAATCTCCAGCAACTGATCAAAGACAATATG GGAAAGCTGGCACAAAATATCACTGAAGAGCAAGGAAAAACTCTGGTTGATGCTGAAGGAGACGTTCTTCGAGGTCTAC AGGTTGTTGAAACTTGCTGTAGTTTATCTGCTACGTGCCTTGGTGAAACTTTAACTGGAATTGCCAAAGACATGGATACTATGACTATCCGAGAACCTCTTGGAGTTTGTGCTGGAATCACACCATTTAATTTCCCTGCTATGATACCTTTGTGG ATGTTCCCAATTGCCTTAACCTGTGGTAACACCATGCTTCTTAAACCCTCTGAGCGAGATCCAGGAGCTTGTATGATTCTTATGGAATTAGCAAAACAAGCAGGCTTTCCTGATGGTGTTGTGAATGTTATCCATGGACAACATGAct cTGTAAACTTTATCTGTGATCACCCTGATATTAGAGCTATATCCTTTGTAGGATCAGATCAAGCT GGTAATTACATCTATGACAGGGGAACCAAAAATGGCAAGAGAGTTCAATCAAATATG ggaGCAAAGAATCATGGTGTCATCATGCCTGATGCAAACAAAGAAATGACATTAAaccag CTTGTTGGCGCTGCATTTGGTGCAGCTGGTCAGCGATGCATGGCATTAACAACTGCAGTGTTTGTTGGAGAATCCAAGGAATGGATTTCAGAATTAGTAGAAAAGGCAAAAAAACTGAAAGTTAATGCAG gtcATGAACCTGGTGCTGACCTTGGACCATTAATTTCTCCTGAATCAAAGAATCGTGTCTGTGATCTTATCGAATCTGGTGCCAAAGAGGGTGCTGATGTTCTGCTAGATGGCCGAAATATCACAGTCCCTGGGTATGAAAAGGGAAACTTTGTGGGGCCCTCTGTCATTCATAATGTTACG CCTGATATGAAATGCTACAAGGAGGAAATCTTTGGTCCAGTTTTATGTTCCTTAAGTGTTGATACCCTTGATGAAGCTATAGAATTCATTAACAATAATCCTTATGGCAACGGAACAGCTATATTCACCACTAATGGTGCTACGGCacgcaaatatgtaaatgaaattgaTGTTGGACAG gTTGGTGTCAATGTTCCTATACCTGTTCCTTTACCAATGTTTTCCTTTACGGGATCACGAGGCTCATTCAAGGGTGACACCCATTTCTATGGACGACAG GGCATGCAATTCTATACACAAGTGAAAACCATTACACAAATGTGGCGGGAAGATGATGCCACTGGAGGAAAAGCCACTGTTGCAATGCCTGTTATGAGATAG